A single Vulcanisaeta distributa DSM 14429 DNA region contains:
- a CDS encoding mandelate racemase/muconate lactonizing enzyme family protein, with protein MRITDVTAYVAKAYVGKPVTGFRGFYEDVASRISHGFTAVYVKVVTDEGLVGWGEAIAREAPEAAASVINSLFKPMLIGKDPLDSEVLWEQLFSAMRIRGHYAGYYVEALSGVDLALWDIKGKYLGKPVYKLIGGAFRDRVKAYASSVLFMSPEDTVKEVERLVQEGFRYVKVKIGRGYDMDKAVIKAIRDSLGSEVEIMVDANTAYNVSTAIKVGRMLEKYDVLWFEEPVPPDNIEAYSRVAKALDIPIAAAETLFTKYQWLEFMIKEAVDIAMPDIARIGGITEAMRIAALADAFGIPMTFHVGLSRAMCRAATLQFIASLPSHITFTPTYEYYYVERNPLAYDTTNEPVEVFKGDDVEIPNRPGLGIEINEEKLRRYIT; from the coding sequence ATGAGGATAACCGACGTTACTGCATACGTGGCTAAGGCTTACGTTGGCAAACCCGTCACGGGTTTTAGGGGGTTTTATGAGGATGTTGCTTCAAGGATTAGTCATGGCTTCACGGCGGTTTACGTTAAGGTAGTGACTGATGAGGGGTTGGTTGGCTGGGGTGAGGCGATTGCTAGGGAGGCCCCTGAAGCCGCAGCCTCAGTCATTAATAGTTTATTTAAGCCCATGCTTATCGGCAAAGACCCACTGGACAGCGAAGTCCTCTGGGAACAGCTATTCTCCGCAATGAGGATCCGCGGGCATTATGCCGGTTATTACGTGGAAGCCCTATCTGGGGTCGACCTAGCCCTATGGGACATCAAGGGTAAGTACCTCGGGAAGCCAGTGTATAAATTGATCGGTGGTGCCTTTAGGGATAGGGTCAAGGCCTACGCATCATCCGTACTCTTCATGAGCCCTGAAGACACAGTTAAGGAGGTTGAGAGGTTAGTTCAGGAGGGGTTTAGGTACGTTAAGGTTAAGATTGGTAGGGGCTATGACATGGACAAGGCCGTGATTAAGGCTATAAGGGACTCATTGGGTAGTGAGGTCGAGATTATGGTTGACGCCAACACCGCTTATAATGTGTCCACGGCCATTAAGGTCGGTAGGATGCTCGAGAAGTACGACGTACTTTGGTTCGAGGAGCCTGTACCACCCGACAATATTGAGGCTTACTCAAGGGTTGCCAAGGCCCTTGACATACCTATAGCCGCCGCCGAGACACTATTCACTAAGTACCAGTGGCTTGAGTTCATGATTAAGGAGGCAGTGGACATAGCAATGCCGGACATAGCCAGGATCGGTGGTATAACAGAGGCCATGAGAATAGCGGCGCTGGCAGATGCCTTCGGCATACCCATGACATTCCACGTGGGATTATCGAGAGCCATGTGCAGGGCCGCGACACTACAATTCATAGCATCACTACCAAGCCACATAACCTTCACACCAACGTACGAATACTACTATGTTGAGAGGAATCCACTGGCCTACGATACGACCAATGAACCAGTGGAGGTGTTTAAGGGGGACGATGTGGAAATACCCAATAGGCCAGGGCTGGGTATTGAGATAAATGAGGAGAAATTGAGAAGGTACATTACTTAA
- a CDS encoding glucose 1-dehydrogenase gives MKAVTVIPGVPESLRLMEVPKPSPSKGQVLLKPIRVGVCGTDKEIIEGRYGKAPEGSQYLILGHEAVAEVVELGDGVDNVGVGDIVVPTVRRPLNCDLPVDFCPVGHYLEHGIWGLHGHAAEYSVTDAKYLVKVPKEVIDIAVLTEPLSVVEKGIDMAMRLGQSRFDWKPKTALILGAGPVGLLATMVLRLMGLSTVTTATRPPDSLKAKLVKELGGVYVDSAIEQISGEFDIVIEATGAPQVVNEGFRHVAPNGVYVLLGVYPSGGSLNNLGELMTNVVLNNKVIVGSVNAGIKHFEMALEHLRRAKEEFSNWPAKLITKRASLSNYQEAYTWTHDDIKTVLEIIPS, from the coding sequence ATGAAGGCAGTTACAGTCATACCTGGCGTACCGGAATCCCTCAGATTAATGGAGGTCCCTAAGCCAAGCCCTAGCAAGGGTCAAGTCCTACTCAAGCCAATTAGGGTTGGTGTTTGTGGTACGGATAAGGAGATAATCGAGGGCAGATACGGCAAGGCGCCCGAGGGCAGTCAATACCTAATCCTTGGTCATGAGGCTGTGGCTGAGGTTGTGGAGCTTGGTGATGGCGTTGATAATGTGGGTGTTGGCGACATCGTAGTACCAACAGTGAGAAGACCACTTAATTGCGACCTACCCGTGGACTTCTGCCCAGTTGGTCATTACCTTGAGCATGGCATCTGGGGATTGCATGGCCACGCAGCCGAGTACTCGGTCACTGATGCCAAGTACCTGGTCAAGGTGCCGAAGGAGGTCATCGACATCGCAGTGCTTACCGAACCCCTCTCGGTGGTTGAGAAGGGCATTGACATGGCGATGAGGCTTGGGCAATCGAGGTTTGACTGGAAGCCGAAGACCGCATTGATACTTGGCGCCGGGCCCGTGGGCTTACTAGCCACGATGGTACTTAGGCTGATGGGCCTGAGCACAGTAACGACTGCCACGAGGCCACCAGATAGCTTGAAGGCTAAGCTCGTTAAGGAGTTGGGTGGTGTATACGTGGATTCCGCGATTGAGCAGATAAGTGGTGAGTTTGACATAGTCATTGAGGCAACTGGTGCGCCACAGGTGGTTAATGAGGGGTTCAGGCATGTGGCGCCGAATGGCGTGTACGTCTTACTGGGTGTATACCCAAGCGGTGGCTCACTAAATAATCTTGGCGAGTTAATGACCAACGTAGTACTTAACAATAAGGTTATTGTAGGCTCTGTAAACGCTGGGATCAAGCACTTCGAGATGGCGCTGGAACACCTGAGGAGGGCTAAGGAGGAATTCAGTAATTGGCCTGCCAAATTAATAACGAAAAGGGCAAGCCTAAGTAATTACCAGGAGGCCTATACGTGGACGCACGATGATATAAAGACCGTACTAGAGATAATCCCCTCATAA
- a CDS encoding 2-oxoacid:ferredoxin oxidoreductase subunit alpha, translated as MPTDIMWVIGGPQGGGIDTGANVFMRAMARAGYYVIGDREYFSNIKGRHSYFMVRVSDEPRGGLLSSIDMLVALDAESVFTHFQDVKRGGYVIVDTSTFNTRLDQLQYMEDELKDRLREFFSKAGIEPTVKGVIDYLRGNGVNVLTIHYADLLQDVKKRLHDIDLPSLIGRYSNVVMTAYSTAIMGLPIDYVFKGLEDVFTGRRGKLLEYNKAIVEVVYDYAKPIKTGISLPPIKRDVKAIIVNGNEAVAIGKILGGLRFQTYYPITPAADESFFIEAHNIVSLDPVTEEAKALERAGIVVVQTEDEISAINMAIGAGIAGARAATATSGPGLSLMVEGTGFAGMNEVPVVITHYQRAGPSTGMATRNSQSDLRFVMHMGHGEFPRIVISSGDHREAIEDAFKALNWAERYQMPVIHLVDKTLANSYSTVIWDIDKRTLKIDRGLIVTKDENDYRRFRITKDGVSPRSIPGLGPIFWLTGDEHDEFGHITEDPVTRTEMYEKRMGKLELADREIPITDKVRLYGPESADITLVGWGSTKGVLLDVMNMLSREGYRVNFLQLKMFIPFPSEFVRNVLSKGQLIIDVESNYEAQAAGVIREKTGIEIKHRVVKVTGRPIFVDEVYDAVKKILKDKDEKIILMKGP; from the coding sequence ATGCCTACGGACATAATGTGGGTTATTGGTGGACCACAGGGTGGCGGTATCGACACAGGCGCTAACGTCTTCATGAGGGCTATGGCCAGGGCTGGTTATTACGTAATTGGTGATAGGGAGTACTTCTCAAACATTAAGGGTAGGCATAGCTACTTCATGGTTAGGGTCAGCGACGAGCCCAGGGGAGGCCTACTAAGCTCCATAGACATGCTAGTGGCCCTTGATGCAGAGTCAGTGTTTACGCACTTCCAGGATGTTAAGCGTGGTGGTTACGTGATAGTAGACACCTCCACATTCAACACGAGGCTCGACCAACTGCAGTACATGGAGGATGAGTTGAAGGATAGGTTAAGGGAATTCTTCAGTAAGGCTGGGATTGAACCCACGGTTAAGGGAGTCATTGATTACCTAAGGGGTAATGGCGTCAATGTACTAACCATACATTACGCGGACCTACTCCAGGATGTTAAGAAGAGACTTCACGACATCGATCTGCCATCATTAATTGGCAGATACTCAAACGTAGTAATGACCGCGTACTCAACCGCAATAATGGGTCTGCCCATTGATTATGTGTTCAAGGGCCTTGAGGATGTATTCACGGGTAGGAGGGGTAAGCTTCTCGAGTATAATAAGGCCATTGTGGAGGTGGTTTATGACTACGCAAAGCCGATTAAGACGGGTATATCACTACCGCCAATAAAGAGGGATGTTAAGGCAATAATCGTTAATGGAAATGAGGCAGTGGCAATAGGCAAGATACTCGGCGGTCTCAGATTCCAGACCTACTACCCAATAACGCCTGCGGCTGATGAATCATTTTTCATAGAGGCCCACAACATTGTTAGCCTTGACCCAGTCACTGAGGAGGCCAAGGCCCTTGAGAGGGCCGGCATTGTGGTTGTTCAGACCGAGGATGAGATATCGGCCATAAACATGGCGATAGGCGCCGGGATAGCAGGTGCCAGGGCTGCCACGGCTACGTCAGGACCTGGATTAAGCCTGATGGTTGAGGGCACGGGCTTCGCGGGGATGAACGAGGTGCCCGTCGTGATAACGCACTACCAGAGGGCTGGACCAAGCACTGGAATGGCGACGAGGAATAGCCAGTCGGACCTTAGGTTCGTAATGCACATGGGCCACGGCGAATTCCCGAGGATTGTAATTTCATCCGGAGACCATAGGGAGGCGATTGAGGATGCGTTCAAAGCCCTTAACTGGGCCGAGAGGTATCAAATGCCTGTTATTCACTTAGTTGATAAGACCCTCGCCAATTCATACTCAACGGTCATCTGGGACATTGACAAGAGGACCCTCAAGATTGATAGGGGCTTAATCGTGACTAAGGATGAGAATGACTATAGGAGGTTCAGGATTACGAAGGACGGAGTATCGCCAAGGTCAATACCTGGGTTAGGACCAATATTCTGGTTAACCGGTGATGAGCATGATGAGTTTGGTCACATAACGGAGGACCCAGTCACTAGGACGGAGATGTATGAGAAGAGGATGGGTAAGCTCGAGCTTGCGGACAGGGAGATACCAATCACGGACAAGGTTAGGCTCTACGGACCAGAGAGCGCAGACATAACCCTAGTCGGCTGGGGATCAACAAAGGGTGTCCTGCTAGATGTAATGAATATGTTAAGCAGGGAGGGTTACAGAGTTAACTTCCTACAGCTTAAGATGTTCATACCATTCCCAAGCGAGTTCGTGAGGAATGTGCTGAGTAAGGGCCAGTTAATAATTGATGTTGAGTCAAACTATGAAGCTCAGGCCGCCGGTGTCATTAGGGAGAAGACGGGCATAGAGATTAAGCACAGGGTTGTTAAAGTCACGGGGAGGCCGATATTCGTTGACGAGGTTTACGACGCAGTCAAGAAGATACTGAAGGATAAGGATGAGAAGATAATACTGATGAAGGGGCCCTAA
- a CDS encoding acryloyl-coenzyme A reductase, whose translation MRAVVVYERGKYEVRDVPMPRLNDGDVLIKISYAALCYRDLLQLAGYYPRMKYPVILGHEAVGVVVESKDPRFKPGDRVVPLLHEPDGTCEFCMRGLDSYCINALSYGENVNGFFAEYARVSGNALVKVPNGVPDELAAFTPCVIAMVYKGLKRAGLTYGETVVVTGASGGVGIHAVQLAKALGARVIAVTRSPDKARFIRQFADDVVTEQRFSKVVKDLTNGLGADMVIEAVGTPTIEESLRSLRSGGRVIIIGNVNPDETYQLRLGYLIMKDVVMIGNVRSNRSDVAETLKILSKGLVKPVIAATYPLERFGDALEFMRNNSRIGKILIKP comes from the coding sequence ATGAGGGCAGTTGTTGTTTATGAGAGGGGTAAGTACGAGGTGCGTGATGTACCAATGCCAAGACTTAATGATGGTGATGTCCTGATAAAGATAAGTTACGCGGCACTGTGCTACCGCGACCTACTTCAATTGGCTGGCTATTACCCACGCATGAAGTACCCCGTCATCTTGGGTCATGAGGCTGTCGGCGTTGTGGTAGAATCAAAGGACCCCAGGTTCAAGCCAGGTGATAGGGTTGTACCACTACTCCACGAGCCCGATGGAACCTGTGAATTCTGCATGCGCGGTCTTGACTCATACTGCATCAATGCGCTTAGTTATGGTGAGAATGTTAACGGATTCTTTGCAGAGTATGCCAGGGTATCAGGTAATGCACTGGTTAAGGTGCCCAATGGAGTTCCTGACGAGCTAGCTGCATTCACACCCTGCGTCATAGCCATGGTTTATAAGGGTCTCAAAAGGGCAGGGTTGACGTATGGGGAGACCGTGGTTGTGACCGGGGCAAGTGGCGGTGTTGGTATTCACGCGGTTCAATTAGCCAAGGCCCTGGGCGCCAGGGTAATAGCCGTCACGAGATCCCCAGATAAGGCCAGGTTCATTAGGCAGTTTGCGGATGATGTTGTTACCGAGCAGAGGTTTAGTAAGGTTGTTAAGGATTTAACGAACGGCCTTGGCGCGGACATGGTAATTGAGGCTGTGGGTACGCCGACGATTGAGGAATCATTAAGGAGCCTACGCTCTGGAGGTCGTGTAATAATTATTGGTAATGTGAACCCTGACGAGACATACCAATTAAGGCTTGGCTATCTGATTATGAAGGACGTAGTGATGATTGGTAATGTTAGGTCGAATAGGTCTGACGTAGCTGAAACCCTCAAAATACTGAGTAAGGGTTTGGTTAAGCCTGTGATAGCTGCTACTTACCCATTAGAGAGGTTCGGTGATGCGTTGGAATTTATGAGAAATAATTCCAGGATTGGGAAGATACTTATTAAACCTTAA
- the thiM gene encoding hydroxyethylthiazole kinase — translation MINYWDDLQAIRRKRPLVHHLMNYVVMNDAANVTLAVGASPIMAHAREEVEELAAKADVLYINIGTLDDRWVESFILAGKAASRNNVPVLLDPVGAGATRFRTETVLRILDEVEVGVLKGNGGEMMALAGVAGMIKGVDSLGEASPEIAERLAREYGVTAVITGPRDYVSDGKRVAIVSNGTPMLQYITGSGCMVGSVIASFMAVNRDFLIASVEGLVTFEIAAEKAERKSSGPASLKVNLIDELYNMKPSDYEMARVELRG, via the coding sequence ATGATCAATTATTGGGATGATTTGCAGGCCATTAGGAGGAAGAGACCCCTAGTTCACCATCTAATGAACTACGTGGTTATGAATGATGCCGCAAACGTAACCCTTGCCGTTGGTGCATCGCCAATAATGGCCCATGCCAGGGAGGAGGTTGAGGAGTTGGCGGCTAAGGCTGATGTTTTGTATATAAACATTGGTACGCTCGATGATAGGTGGGTTGAGTCCTTCATACTGGCTGGTAAGGCTGCAAGTAGGAATAACGTGCCTGTGCTCCTAGACCCAGTTGGCGCTGGCGCTACTAGGTTTAGGACCGAGACCGTGCTTAGGATACTCGATGAGGTTGAGGTCGGCGTGCTTAAGGGGAATGGCGGTGAGATGATGGCTCTGGCGGGCGTTGCCGGTATGATTAAGGGCGTGGACTCACTGGGCGAGGCCAGTCCCGAGATTGCTGAGAGGTTGGCTAGGGAGTATGGCGTTACGGCCGTGATTACGGGGCCGAGGGATTACGTATCTGACGGTAAGAGGGTCGCAATAGTCAGTAACGGAACACCAATGCTACAGTACATAACGGGTAGTGGCTGCATGGTTGGCTCCGTGATCGCGAGCTTCATGGCGGTGAATAGGGACTTCCTAATTGCCTCCGTGGAGGGCTTGGTCACGTTCGAGATAGCCGCTGAGAAGGCCGAGAGGAAATCCTCAGGACCTGCATCATTAAAGGTGAATCTAATTGATGAATTATACAATATGAAACCCAGTGATTATGAAATGGCCAGGGTAGAGCTTAGGGGATGA
- a CDS encoding PD-(D/E)XK nuclease family protein, translating to MSRNLKDEFLRLLREDEVFRLAVIGFLGISDVQSSLRQLVSVVSDLTRTVQRLVEGQERLWEENNKLWQEVRRLAEGQEALRTDVSKLWEENNKIWQEIKALRENQEKLWENQNKLWQEVKALREEQERRWQENERRWEENNRRWEEAYKRFEVIETELRNLREDFNKSMAAINRRLDALGARWGVISEEAFREGMKGVIERILGTAKVEKWTYNDTNGEVYGHPAIVDVDLVIRDNVHVLVEVKSSISRGDVAEFWRVGRLYERVNGVKPRLVMISPYVDDKAMELARELGIEVYTNVT from the coding sequence ATGAGTAGAAACCTTAAGGATGAGTTTTTGCGTTTGTTGAGGGAGGATGAGGTTTTTAGGTTGGCGGTAATAGGGTTCTTGGGTATTTCTGATGTTCAGTCTTCGCTTAGGCAGTTGGTGAGTGTTGTTAGTGATTTAACGAGGACTGTTCAGAGGCTTGTTGAGGGTCAGGAGAGGCTTTGGGAGGAGAATAATAAGTTGTGGCAGGAGGTTAGGAGGCTTGCAGAGGGCCAGGAGGCCCTTAGGACCGACGTAAGTAAACTCTGGGAGGAAAACAACAAGATTTGGCAGGAGATCAAGGCGCTCCGCGAGAATCAAGAGAAGCTTTGGGAGAACCAAAACAAACTATGGCAGGAAGTCAAGGCACTCAGGGAGGAGCAGGAGAGGAGGTGGCAGGAGAATGAGAGAAGATGGGAAGAGAATAATAGGAGGTGGGAGGAGGCGTATAAGAGGTTTGAGGTTATTGAGACTGAATTGAGGAATTTGAGGGAGGACTTTAATAAGTCCATGGCAGCCATTAACAGGAGGTTAGACGCGTTGGGTGCCAGGTGGGGTGTTATTTCTGAGGAGGCGTTTAGGGAGGGTATGAAGGGTGTTATTGAGAGGATACTTGGTACTGCCAAGGTTGAGAAGTGGACGTATAATGATACCAATGGTGAGGTTTATGGGCATCCTGCGATTGTTGATGTGGATCTGGTGATTAGGGATAATGTGCACGTGCTTGTTGAGGTTAAGTCGAGCATTTCCAGGGGCGATGTTGCGGAGTTCTGGAGGGTTGGAAGGCTTTATGAGAGGGTTAATGGTGTTAAGCCTAGGCTTGTGATGATCTCGCCATACGTTGATGATAAAGCCATGGAGCTCGCCAGGGAGTTGGGTATTGAGGTTTATACTAACGTTACGTGA
- a CDS encoding transcriptional regulator: MNRDKAIGIGLLVISVVIILAYIYLTFFTPYTTLVLQITDTLIIIVVFGILAWVGYALATTPPPKPIEEIEKEIEAELKKLEEETKQEQQKAQQQQ, translated from the coding sequence ATGAATAGGGATAAGGCGATTGGCATTGGGTTGCTTGTGATATCAGTAGTGATTATACTCGCCTACATATACCTGACCTTCTTCACACCATACACAACATTGGTTCTTCAAATAACGGATACACTAATAATAATAGTGGTCTTTGGAATACTCGCCTGGGTAGGCTACGCATTAGCCACAACACCACCACCAAAGCCTATTGAGGAGATTGAGAAGGAGATTGAGGCTGAGCTTAAGAAACTTGAGGAGGAGACAAAGCAGGAACAACAAAAGGCCCAGCAACAGCAGTAG
- a CDS encoding thymidylate kinase translates to MVHDRICLFGPDGSGKSTLARLLAQYLARGDYVRISWVRGSHMAASLLARFLALFPSMRGVDNPYYGISIPKNLRPLWWFLEFISVLPNWFFRFIMPSIYETVIGERGLLDFLVWVCVTTEPGFLKTLWGRATLALALKHCRNVFIIADLKTLIRRKGREPTARTLPRQWVIYNALAKSLNLISVDTSSDTPIQSLIKLISELGM, encoded by the coding sequence ATGGTCCATGATAGGATATGCCTATTCGGACCCGATGGGTCCGGTAAGAGCACGCTGGCCAGGTTGCTCGCCCAATACCTGGCGAGGGGTGATTACGTTAGGATTTCCTGGGTCAGGGGCTCACACATGGCTGCGTCACTGCTGGCTAGGTTTTTGGCATTATTCCCAAGCATGAGGGGAGTTGATAATCCTTATTACGGAATTTCAATACCGAAAAACCTGAGGCCCCTTTGGTGGTTCCTGGAATTCATATCAGTACTACCCAATTGGTTCTTCAGGTTCATAATGCCCAGCATTTACGAGACTGTGATTGGCGAGAGGGGGCTCCTGGACTTCCTGGTTTGGGTCTGCGTAACCACCGAGCCAGGCTTCCTCAAGACGCTGTGGGGAAGGGCGACACTGGCGTTGGCGCTTAAGCATTGCAGAAATGTGTTTATAATCGCCGACCTCAAGACCCTAATCAGGCGTAAAGGCCGTGAACCGACTGCTAGGACATTACCGAGGCAGTGGGTAATATATAATGCATTGGCTAAGTCGCTTAACCTAATCAGTGTGGATACAAGCAGTGATACTCCCATTCAGTCTCTAATTAAGTTAATAAGCGAATTAGGCATGTAA
- a CDS encoding ABC transporter ATP-binding protein, with amino-acid sequence MSFIEARDVWKYYGDYPALRGVNLEINEGEFRCIVGPSGSGKTTLLSLIGGLDRVSRGYLRVGPYELHRLGNAELDRYRNEFVGFVFQLYYLIPRMTVLENVELPLIARGVDPSQRRRLALEALEMVGLRDKARRRPNELSGGEQQRVAIARAIVARPRLLLADEPTGNLDSKTAAIIMEIFRKLNRELGMTIVMVTHNLELIGNCHKVSRISDGVITRTYEVPQVRESLEQLIRELTAI; translated from the coding sequence GTGTCGTTCATTGAGGCTAGGGACGTGTGGAAGTACTACGGTGATTACCCAGCACTCCGTGGTGTGAACCTGGAGATTAATGAGGGTGAGTTTAGATGTATAGTTGGGCCTAGTGGTAGTGGTAAGACGACCCTACTCAGCCTAATAGGTGGTTTAGACAGGGTTAGTAGGGGTTACCTTAGGGTTGGGCCTTACGAATTGCATAGGCTTGGTAATGCGGAGCTTGATAGGTATAGGAATGAGTTCGTGGGCTTCGTATTCCAACTATACTACTTAATACCTAGGATGACCGTGCTCGAGAACGTCGAGTTACCGTTAATAGCCAGGGGCGTGGATCCAAGCCAAAGGAGGAGACTAGCCCTTGAGGCCCTTGAGATGGTTGGTCTTAGGGATAAGGCCAGGAGGAGGCCTAATGAGCTTAGTGGCGGTGAGCAGCAGAGGGTGGCCATTGCCAGGGCGATAGTGGCCAGGCCAAGGCTCCTACTGGCTGATGAACCCACTGGCAACCTTGATAGTAAGACCGCGGCCATAATCATGGAAATATTCAGGAAATTGAATAGGGAGCTCGGCATGACCATAGTCATGGTAACACACAACCTCGAGTTAATAGGTAACTGCCACAAGGTCTCTAGGATAAGCGACGGCGTAATAACGAGGACCTACGAAGTCCCACAGGTACGTGAGAGCCTTGAGCAATTAATTAGGGAGTTAACTGCCATATAG
- a CDS encoding COG1361 S-layer family protein: MSKMITNRHILVITMAVLALLALIPLAQAQQYSNTAPPFSIVSISSTPSPTITGISKVSITLIYTGGYYLYNTEFSLTPCSGAVVSQNPVFIGWLNPGQEVTVTYLINSTLPINCQSTLTISWGAEYETSPRAQVTTYIQVAGSGSMNINFPLVVYGSPIITAYTKTQYLVSNLVNPVELVISNNGSGPIYDLQANVGIEGATLAAGSNTLIIGTLNPGSNYTTTLYVLPTGSGPVTMTIGYSGLDQNGNVVSGSISISMGVTTVSSSQVIVYPVNSSLSIGSGRLVIGIRNVNPVTIYNVTLVIASTQGLSLAGSTAYDIAEIPPGSTDYVYVPVAVPITSSSASITYSLTYQYAGGYPGSIQGAMTLSVLNQPSILVTGYQVAPTPLTIGETGSVSLNFVNTGPVPAYNLNITAIPGPGIKIISQSSTYMGTLNSQQLSAVAFSFSVTRVMNTTITFQIQYTDQFGQQHVQYYTVPITVVRNATLFIQSSSQVGQQGTVINYYRFHRTNYFTYVIIALAVVAVAIIITVVLLLRRRHGGST, translated from the coding sequence ATGTCGAAAATGATAACTAATAGGCATATACTTGTAATAACCATGGCTGTACTGGCCCTGCTGGCTTTAATACCCTTGGCACAGGCGCAGCAGTACTCAAACACGGCACCACCCTTCTCGATAGTCAGCATATCATCAACACCATCACCAACAATTACGGGGATCTCTAAGGTATCAATAACCCTAATATACACAGGCGGTTATTACCTATACAACACTGAGTTCTCCCTAACACCCTGCAGCGGCGCTGTGGTTTCACAAAACCCGGTATTCATTGGCTGGTTAAACCCTGGTCAGGAGGTCACAGTAACTTACCTAATAAACTCAACATTACCCATTAACTGCCAATCCACGCTAACCATAAGCTGGGGTGCCGAGTACGAGACATCACCAAGGGCTCAGGTGACCACATATATACAGGTGGCGGGCTCAGGCTCAATGAACATAAATTTCCCACTGGTCGTTTATGGCTCGCCGATAATCACGGCATACACCAAGACCCAGTACCTAGTTAGTAATCTTGTTAATCCCGTGGAGCTCGTGATTAGTAATAATGGTAGTGGGCCCATCTATGACTTACAGGCTAACGTGGGGATTGAGGGCGCCACATTAGCCGCAGGCTCAAACACGTTGATAATTGGTACGTTAAATCCAGGGAGCAACTACACCACGACACTGTATGTATTACCGACGGGCAGTGGCCCCGTAACAATGACAATAGGTTACTCAGGACTTGATCAAAACGGTAATGTGGTCAGTGGGAGTATTTCAATAAGCATGGGCGTCACCACAGTATCCTCAAGCCAGGTCATTGTTTACCCAGTGAATTCCTCGCTAAGCATCGGCTCTGGTAGGTTGGTCATTGGTATTAGGAACGTGAACCCCGTGACCATCTACAACGTGACCCTAGTCATAGCGTCAACCCAGGGACTAAGCCTAGCGGGTAGTACGGCCTATGATATTGCCGAGATACCGCCTGGTTCAACGGATTACGTCTATGTACCTGTCGCCGTACCAATAACCTCATCCTCAGCATCAATAACATACTCACTGACATACCAATACGCCGGTGGATACCCAGGTAGTATTCAGGGCGCCATGACCCTCTCCGTGCTTAACCAACCATCAATACTAGTAACCGGTTACCAAGTGGCCCCAACGCCATTAACAATCGGCGAGACGGGCTCCGTGTCGCTGAACTTCGTTAACACCGGTCCAGTGCCGGCCTACAACCTAAACATAACCGCAATACCAGGCCCTGGCATTAAGATTATTAGTCAATCAAGCACGTACATGGGCACACTAAACTCCCAGCAGTTGAGTGCCGTGGCCTTCAGCTTCAGCGTTACTAGGGTGATGAACACCACCATAACCTTCCAAATACAGTACACGGACCAATTCGGTCAACAGCACGTGCAGTATTACACGGTGCCGATAACCGTGGTTAGGAACGCAACATTGTTTATACAGTCATCCTCCCAGGTGGGTCAGCAGGGCACAGTCATCAATTACTATAGGTTCCACAGGACTAACTACTTCACCTACGTAATAATTGCGTTGGCTGTGGTTGCCGTGGCCATAATAATCACCGTGGTTCTGCTTCTGCGTAGGAGGCATGGTGGTTCCACATGA